The Thioalkalivibrio nitratireducens DSM 14787 DNA segment TGTCATCCCTCCCCCTGTAACCGTGATTCCGGGGCCGGCTGCACCAGCATTCAGCACGCGTGCCCGGCGGCCGAAGCGTCAGCCGCCACTGGGGGCGTGTCGAAGCGACCGGTCTGTCCGCCGCCGACCCCACGGATCGCGGCCAGCGACCTTTTCCGCACGATGCGTGCAGGCATTGTCTGTTCAGTGGCGGAAGTGGCGCATGCCGGTGAAGAGCATCGCGATCCCGTGCTCGTTCGCGGCCGCGATCACCTCCTCGTCGCGCATCGAGCCCCCGGGCTGGATCACCGCGGTGATGCCGGCTTCGGCGGCGGCGTCGATGCCGTCGCGGAACGGGAAGAACGCGTCCGATGCCATCACGCTGCCCGGCACACGCAGGCCCTCGTCTGCGGCCTTGATGCCTGCGATCTTTGCGGAATAGACGCGGCTCATCTGCCCGGCGCCGACCCCGATGGTCTGCTCATCACGCACGTAGACGATCGCGTTCGATTTCACGAACTTGGCCACCTGCCAGGCGAAGCGCAGGTCGCGTGTCTCCTGCTCGGCGGGAGCGCGCTCGGTCACGCAGCGCAGCTGCGCCTGGCCGAGGCTGCCGGTGTCCGTGTCCTGAACCAGCAGGCCGCCGCCGACGCGCTTGAAGTCGAGCCCGGGAGGGACTTCGGCGGGGGGTATCTCCAGCACCCGGACATTGCCCTTCGCGGCGGTTGCGTGCAGCGCGGCGGGGGCGAGCTCGGGGGCGATGATCACCTCGACGAACTGCCGGCTGACGATCGCCTGTGCGGTGTCGGCGTCCAGCGGGCGGTTGAACGCGATGATGCCGCCGAATGCCGACGTTGGGTCGGTCTGGAACGCGCGCTCGTAGGCCATCAGCGGGTTCTGTGCGAGGGCGACGCCGCAGGGATTCGCGTGCTTCACGATCACACAGGCCGGTGCCTCGAACTGGCGCACGCACTCCCAGGCAGCGTCGGCATCGGCGAGATTGTTGTAGCTCAACGCCTTGCCCTGCAGCTGCCGGTAGCTCGCGAGTTGCCCGGCGGCCGGCTGGATTTCGCGGTAGAACGCCGCGCTCTGATGCGGGTTCTCGCCGTAGCGAAGATCCTGGGTCTTCACGAAATTCAGGTTCAGCTGCCCCGGGAACCGCCCGGGTTCGCGCGCTTCGTCCAGCGCCGACAGGTAGTTGCTGATCGCTGCATCGTAGCGTGCGACGTGGTCGAAGGCTGCAACCGCCAGCTGGAAGCGGAGCGTCGCCGGAACCGCTTGCTCGTGTCGCAGGGCCTCGACGATCGCCGGGTACTGCCCCGGCTCGGTCGCGATGGTCACGTCACCGTAGTTCTTGGCCGCCGCGCGGAGCATCGCCGGGCCGCCGATATCGATGTTCTCGATGGCCTCGTCGATCGTGCATCCGGCCCGACTGACGGTGGCCTCGAATGGATACAGGTTGACCACCAGTAGATCGATCGGCTCGATCCCCTGTTCCTTCATGACCGTATCGTCCTGGCCCCGGCGCCCGAGCAGACCGCCGTGGATCATCGGATGCAGGGTTTTCACCCGGCCGTCCATGATCTCGGGGAAACCGGTATGCCGCGACACTTCGGTGACCGGCAGGTCATGTGCTGCCAGCAGCTTCGCGGTGCCCCCGGTCGACAGCAGTTGGACGCCCCGGGCGTGCAGCTCGCGGGCCAATTCGACCAGCCCGGTCTTGTCGGACACCGAGAGCAGGGCGCGGCGGATCGGTCGGGAATCGGACATGCAGTGGGCCTCGTTGCAGCAAAGCTTTAAATTATAACGGACTTGGATGGCCGGGTGTCCCGCGGTCCCGTGCCGGCGGATGCCGCGCGGGCGGCAGGATGATGCGACGTTCGTGACCCGCCGAAAGAACAGGTGTTTTCCCACCGCAAGTCCGGAAACACCGTTGCAAACAAATGTGCCGCCCCACTACCGTGTACGGGCAGGCCTTGAAATCGTGGCCCAGAACGTTCAGGGTAATAAAGCGCGCTTCGCTGGAGCCGGTTCACGACACCGGTCGCGAGGCGCCCCCCGGTGCCGGTGGAGCGGTGGATCTGGACTCTACCGTCGACGCCCGATGCCCCCGAGGCCTCATCCACGCGGTCTCCAGAGCCGTGCCCGAACGGGGCGCGGTCAGCCGGTCCGGGAACCCTGCTCAGCGGGAGACGATACTGCCAGGTCCGATCCGGGCGATCGGGTTCGCCTTGTGCAACCGGTGGCAACGGTTGCGGGCGGACTCTGGGCTCCATTGCCTTTTCGTCTTCCCGTCCGTATTTCGGCGCCCAGCGCCCATCAGCCAGCGAGGAACGCCATGTCTGCCACGATGCAACAGGATTTCGGTGACCAGCCGATCGAACGCCGGGAAACCGACAACTATCGCTCGGAGTACGTGAAGTCCTTCGTCGACAAATGGGACGATCTCATCGATTGGGACAGCCGCGCCCGCAGCGAGGGGGATTTCTTCATCCAGGTACTCAAGGATCGCGGTGCGCGCCGGGTGCTGGATGTCGCGGCCGGGACCGGGTTTCACTCGGTGCAGCTGATCGAGGCCGGGTTCGATGTCGTCAGCGCCGATGGCAGCCCGGAGATGCTGGCCAAGGCGTTCGAGAATGCCCGCCGCCGCGGACACATCATGCGCACCACCCAGGCCGACTGGCGCTGGCTGAACCGGGACATCTATGGCCGCTACGACGCGGTGGTCTGCCTCGGCAATTCCTTCACACACCTGTTCAACGAGAACGACCGGCGCAAGGCGCTGGCCGAGTTCTATTCGGCGCTGAACCATGACGGGGTGCTGATCCTGGACCAGCGCAACTACGACGCAATCCTGGATCATGGTTATTCCAGCAGCCATACCTACTACTACTGCGGCGACAACGTGTCGGTGGCACCGGAACACGTCGACGAGGGGCTGGCGCGGTTCGAGTACCGGTTCCCCGACAAGTCGACGTATCACCTGAACATGTTCCCGCTGCGCAAGGCCTACGTGCGCCGCCTGATGCGCGAGGTCGGCTTTCAGAATATCGACACCTATGGCGACTTCAAGGAGACGTATCGGGAGCACGAGCCCGACTTCTTCATCCACGTTGCCGACAAGCATTACGAGGAGGCAATCACCCGATGAGTGATTATTCCAGTTCCGTGGCCACGGCCCGCGACTACTACAACAGCCCCGACGCCGATACCTTCTACCATCGTGTGTGGGGCGGCGAGGACATCCACATCGGTCTCTACGAGCACGACCGCGAGCCCATCATCGACGCCAGCCGGCGCACCGTCGCACACATGGCCGACCTGCTGGGCGAGCCACCCGCCGAATGGCGGGTGCTGGACCTGGGCGCCGGTTACGGCGGTTCCGCGCGCTACCTGGTCGAGAACCATGGCTGCCGCGTGACCGCGCTGAATCTGAGCGAGGTCGAGAACGAACGCAATCGCGCGATCAATAAGGCGCGTGGCCTGGACGACCGGATCACGGTGGTCGACGGCAGCTTCGAAAACGTGCCCGAGGACGACGAACAGTTCGACGTGGTCTGGTCGCAGGATGCGTTCCTGCACAGCGGCGATCGCGAGCGCGTGATGCAGGAAGCGGCGCGGGTGCTGAAGCCGGGCGGGGTGCTGATCTTCACCGACCCGATGCAGCACGACGCCTGTCCCGAGGGCGTGCTCGACCCGATCCTGCAGCGCATCCATCTGGACAGCCTCGGTTCCCCCGGATTCTACGAACAGACCGCATCGGCGCTGGGGCTCGACCTGGTCGGTTTCGAGGATCACTCGCACCAGCTGCCGCGGCACTACTCGCGGGTGCGGGAGGAACTGGAGGCGCGCGAGGCGGATCTGTCCGAGCATATCTCGCCCGATTACATCGCCCGCATGAAGAAGGGCCTCGGCCACTGGGTGGAGGGCGGCAAGGCCGGTCACCTGGCCTGGGGCATCTTCCGTTTCCGCAAGCCCGGGGCCTGAATCCGGGGCGATCACCGGCCTCGGCGATCGCGTCCCGTCCCGGTGACCGGGGACGGCGATTCGCTGCCGGGCCGGACCGGTTGCGGGACGGGTATTGCGCGTTGACGTTGCGCCCCGCCAGCCACCCGGTATCCCGACATTCGATCAACAGAACACCCAAGGAGTCTTCACGATTATGAACAAGCGCTATCTCTTTACTTCCGAATCTGTGTCCGAGGGCCATCCGGACAAGATGTGCGACCAGGTCTCCGACGCGATCCTGGATGCCTACCTGGCCCAGGATCCGAAAGCCCGCGTCGCCGCCGAAACCTTCACGCAGACCGGCCTGGTCCTGGTCGGCGGCGAGGTGAAATCGAGCGCGAAGGTCGAGATCGAGGACATCGTGCGCGAGGTGGTGAAGGATATCGGCTACGACAGCTCCGACAAGGGTTTCGACTATGCGACCTGTTCGGTCGCGGTCACGCTGGGCAAGCAGT contains these protein-coding regions:
- the purH gene encoding bifunctional phosphoribosylaminoimidazolecarboxamide formyltransferase/IMP cyclohydrolase, whose translation is MSDSRPIRRALLSVSDKTGLVELARELHARGVQLLSTGGTAKLLAAHDLPVTEVSRHTGFPEIMDGRVKTLHPMIHGGLLGRRGQDDTVMKEQGIEPIDLLVVNLYPFEATVSRAGCTIDEAIENIDIGGPAMLRAAAKNYGDVTIATEPGQYPAIVEALRHEQAVPATLRFQLAVAAFDHVARYDAAISNYLSALDEAREPGRFPGQLNLNFVKTQDLRYGENPHQSAAFYREIQPAAGQLASYRQLQGKALSYNNLADADAAWECVRQFEAPACVIVKHANPCGVALAQNPLMAYERAFQTDPTSAFGGIIAFNRPLDADTAQAIVSRQFVEVIIAPELAPAALHATAAKGNVRVLEIPPAEVPPGLDFKRVGGGLLVQDTDTGSLGQAQLRCVTERAPAEQETRDLRFAWQVAKFVKSNAIVYVRDEQTIGVGAGQMSRVYSAKIAGIKAADEGLRVPGSVMASDAFFPFRDGIDAAAEAGITAVIQPGGSMRDEEVIAAANEHGIAMLFTGMRHFRH
- a CDS encoding methyltransferase domain-containing protein, with amino-acid sequence MSDYSSSVATARDYYNSPDADTFYHRVWGGEDIHIGLYEHDREPIIDASRRTVAHMADLLGEPPAEWRVLDLGAGYGGSARYLVENHGCRVTALNLSEVENERNRAINKARGLDDRITVVDGSFENVPEDDEQFDVVWSQDAFLHSGDRERVMQEAARVLKPGGVLIFTDPMQHDACPEGVLDPILQRIHLDSLGSPGFYEQTASALGLDLVGFEDHSHQLPRHYSRVREELEAREADLSEHISPDYIARMKKGLGHWVEGGKAGHLAWGIFRFRKPGA
- a CDS encoding class I SAM-dependent methyltransferase produces the protein MSATMQQDFGDQPIERRETDNYRSEYVKSFVDKWDDLIDWDSRARSEGDFFIQVLKDRGARRVLDVAAGTGFHSVQLIEAGFDVVSADGSPEMLAKAFENARRRGHIMRTTQADWRWLNRDIYGRYDAVVCLGNSFTHLFNENDRRKALAEFYSALNHDGVLILDQRNYDAILDHGYSSSHTYYYCGDNVSVAPEHVDEGLARFEYRFPDKSTYHLNMFPLRKAYVRRLMREVGFQNIDTYGDFKETYREHEPDFFIHVADKHYEEAITR